A single Corynebacterium resistens DSM 45100 DNA region contains:
- a CDS encoding IclR family transcriptional regulator yields the protein MKSPRVPAARNALRILNLLSQMDVPISAARIRNELELPRSSTYHLLNEMVESGFVVHLPEQQTYGLGMVAYSMANAYTQQQPLVRLANRKLEAIAELSKGSCHLSRLAGPEVLYLQEVRSSKAVSLVTKVGVRLPATRTASGRAMLSHLPENEVRALFSIAGDENYGSFRRILDETAERGWAEEHEEISRGQSTVAVAVLDHLDRPAAAVASTFPTTVGCAEGVIEQLQKLAAFLRERMYS from the coding sequence CATCCTCAACCTGTTGTCTCAGATGGATGTGCCGATCTCCGCAGCGCGGATTCGCAACGAACTGGAACTACCGCGTTCCTCGACTTATCACCTGCTCAACGAAATGGTGGAATCCGGCTTCGTGGTTCACCTTCCGGAACAGCAAACTTACGGCCTGGGAATGGTGGCTTATTCGATGGCCAATGCCTATACCCAACAGCAACCACTTGTGCGGCTGGCGAACCGCAAGCTCGAAGCAATCGCAGAACTATCCAAAGGCTCGTGCCACCTTTCGCGTTTGGCTGGGCCCGAGGTGCTCTATCTCCAAGAGGTCCGCAGTTCCAAAGCCGTCTCGCTGGTCACCAAAGTTGGTGTACGCCTTCCCGCTACGCGCACTGCATCTGGTCGCGCGATGCTCTCCCACCTGCCTGAAAACGAAGTTAGGGCATTGTTTTCCATTGCGGGAGATGAAAACTATGGAAGTTTCCGACGAATTCTGGACGAAACTGCCGAACGTGGATGGGCCGAAGAACATGAAGAAATCAGTCGCGGCCAATCCACGGTAGCCGTGGCAGTCCTCGATCACCTAGATCGCCCCGCGGCAGCCGTTGCTTCCACTTTCCCCACCACAGTAGGTTGCGCCGAGGGCGTCATAGAACAACTGCAGAAGCTAGCTGCCTTCCTGCGGGAAAGAATGTACAGCTAA
- the hutI gene encoding imidazolonepropionase: MSTVFTGISQLHTVSKVGTIEDAAFVVDDGQIAWVGSAKEAPEADERVDLGGRAVLPGWVDSHSHLVFDGDRAAEFEARMAGKGYAAGGIAVTMEATRNAGEKRLQELVAQRVAQAQAGGTTCMETKTGYGLDVESEELAARIAKEHVDEVTFLGAHLVPPGADSEEYVNLVVGDMLDAVAPHVGWIDVFCERGAFNYEQSLRVLKAGQERGLGVRVHGNQLGEGPGVGLAVELGAASVDHVNYLSEEDFEALANSETVATALPACDLSTRQELAPVRRLLDAGAHVAIASNCNPGTSYTSSMNFCVTTAVLQQKLSLDEAIHAATTGGARALRRHDVGEGKDAKGRPAKGTLAIGAAADFQVLDTPHAIDLAYRPGMVTTWRTYIGGKQVA, from the coding sequence TTGAGCACTGTCTTTACTGGGATTTCGCAACTACACACCGTCTCTAAGGTGGGCACTATCGAGGATGCTGCGTTCGTCGTCGATGACGGCCAGATCGCTTGGGTCGGCTCGGCCAAGGAAGCTCCCGAGGCCGATGAACGGGTTGATCTCGGTGGTCGCGCGGTGCTGCCCGGCTGGGTAGATTCGCACTCCCACCTGGTGTTTGATGGCGATCGTGCCGCCGAATTCGAGGCGCGTATGGCGGGCAAAGGCTACGCGGCTGGCGGCATCGCAGTGACGATGGAGGCCACCCGCAATGCGGGCGAAAAGCGCCTGCAAGAACTGGTGGCGCAGCGCGTGGCTCAGGCGCAGGCAGGTGGCACCACCTGCATGGAAACCAAAACCGGTTACGGCCTTGACGTGGAATCGGAAGAACTCGCCGCTCGTATCGCTAAAGAGCATGTGGATGAGGTCACCTTCCTCGGCGCACACCTAGTTCCCCCGGGAGCGGATTCCGAGGAGTATGTGAACCTCGTTGTCGGGGACATGCTGGACGCGGTCGCGCCTCACGTGGGCTGGATCGACGTCTTCTGTGAACGTGGCGCGTTCAACTACGAGCAGTCCTTGCGTGTGTTGAAGGCGGGCCAGGAACGCGGTCTAGGTGTGCGTGTGCACGGCAACCAGCTGGGTGAGGGCCCAGGTGTGGGCTTGGCGGTGGAGCTCGGGGCGGCGTCGGTCGACCATGTGAACTACCTCAGTGAGGAAGATTTCGAAGCCTTAGCCAATTCCGAGACTGTGGCCACCGCACTGCCGGCCTGTGACCTGTCGACTCGGCAGGAGCTGGCACCGGTTCGTAGGCTTCTCGACGCCGGTGCGCACGTTGCCATTGCATCCAACTGCAACCCGGGGACCTCGTACACGTCGTCCATGAATTTCTGCGTGACCACCGCGGTTTTGCAGCAGAAACTTTCTTTGGATGAGGCGATTCACGCGGCGACTACGGGAGGTGCGCGAGCACTGCGCCGTCACGACGTCGGTGAGGGCAAGGATGCGAAGGGGCGCCCAGCGAAGGGCACCTTGGCTATCGGTGCGGCGGCGGATTTCCAGGTGCTGGATACGCCACACGCGATCGATCTGGCATACCGGCCAGGCATGGTCACGACGTGGCGGACCTACATCGGTGGCAAGCAGGTTGCGTAG
- a CDS encoding urocanate hydratase, translating into MSGPREVHAPRGTELNAKSWQTEAPLRMLMNNLDPEVAERPDDLVVYGGTGRAARSWEAFDAIVETLKDLEEDETLLVQSGKPVGVVRTNKWAPRVLIANSNLVGDWANWEEFRRLEDEGLIMYGQMTAGSWIYIATQGILQGTFETFAAVAKKRFGGTLAGTISLTGGCGGMGGAQPLAVTLNGGVCIIVDVDRNRLERRKAKRYLDEIADDLDSAIERANQAKEAKEAVSIGVVGNAADIFPAVLKRHRAGDITIDVVTDQTSAHDPLSYLPSEIALEDWDREAKTDPITFTKKARESMAAQVQAMVEFQDEGAEVFDYGNSIRDEARHAGYSRAFEFPGFVPAYIRPLFCEGLGPFRWVALSGDPEDIKVTDEAIKELFPENEHLHRWIDAAGEYVEFEGLPARIAWLGYNERHKAGLKFNELVREGKVKAPIVIGRDHLDSGSVASPYRETEAMLDGSDAIADWPLLNALTATSSGATWVSIHHGGGVGIGRSIHAGQVSLADGSELAEEKLRAVLTNDPAMGVFRHVDAGYDRAHEVAEERGVRVPMEFKSREGK; encoded by the coding sequence ATGTCTGGTCCTCGCGAAGTACACGCACCACGTGGCACCGAACTGAATGCCAAGAGCTGGCAGACCGAAGCCCCGCTGCGCATGCTTATGAACAACCTCGATCCGGAGGTAGCCGAGCGCCCCGATGACCTCGTTGTCTACGGTGGCACCGGTCGTGCAGCCCGCAGCTGGGAAGCATTCGATGCCATCGTTGAAACCCTCAAGGACCTCGAAGAAGACGAGACGCTGCTGGTGCAGTCCGGCAAGCCCGTTGGTGTGGTACGCACCAATAAATGGGCGCCACGTGTTCTCATTGCAAACTCCAACCTGGTCGGCGACTGGGCGAATTGGGAAGAGTTCCGTCGCCTCGAGGATGAAGGCCTAATCATGTACGGCCAGATGACCGCGGGTTCGTGGATCTACATCGCCACCCAAGGCATTTTGCAGGGCACGTTCGAAACCTTCGCGGCAGTGGCCAAGAAGCGCTTTGGCGGCACTTTGGCTGGAACTATTTCCCTGACCGGTGGTTGTGGTGGCATGGGTGGCGCACAGCCACTGGCCGTCACTCTCAACGGTGGCGTGTGCATCATCGTGGACGTGGATCGCAACCGCTTGGAGCGCCGTAAAGCCAAGCGTTACTTGGATGAGATCGCTGACGATCTGGATTCCGCCATCGAGCGAGCTAACCAAGCAAAGGAAGCCAAGGAGGCCGTATCCATCGGCGTTGTTGGTAACGCAGCTGATATCTTCCCGGCAGTGCTGAAGCGTCATCGCGCCGGGGACATCACCATTGATGTGGTGACTGACCAGACCTCCGCGCACGATCCATTGAGCTACTTGCCAAGTGAAATCGCTTTGGAGGACTGGGACCGCGAGGCCAAGACCGACCCAATCACCTTCACTAAGAAGGCCCGCGAGTCCATGGCGGCTCAGGTACAGGCCATGGTGGAGTTCCAGGATGAGGGCGCTGAGGTCTTTGACTACGGCAACTCCATCCGTGACGAAGCGCGCCACGCTGGATACTCCCGCGCTTTCGAGTTCCCCGGCTTCGTTCCGGCCTACATCCGCCCACTGTTCTGCGAGGGGCTGGGACCTTTCCGCTGGGTGGCGCTTTCCGGCGACCCAGAGGACATCAAGGTCACCGATGAAGCCATCAAGGAGTTGTTCCCAGAAAACGAGCACCTGCACCGTTGGATCGACGCCGCTGGCGAGTACGTCGAATTCGAGGGCCTGCCGGCTCGAATTGCGTGGTTGGGCTACAACGAACGCCACAAGGCTGGCTTGAAGTTCAATGAACTGGTTCGTGAAGGCAAGGTCAAGGCTCCAATTGTCATCGGCCGCGACCACCTGGATTCCGGATCTGTGGCCTCTCCATACCGCGAAACCGAGGCCATGCTCGACGGTTCTGATGCCATCGCTGACTGGCCATTGCTGAACGCTTTGACCGCAACTTCCTCTGGTGCGACTTGGGTATCGATCCACCACGGTGGCGGTGTGGGCATCGGCCGTTCCATCCACGCCGGTCAGGTCAGCCTGGCCGATGGTTCCGAGCTGGCCGAGGAAAAGCTGCGTGCCGTGCTGACGAATGACCCTGCAATGGGTGTGTTCCGTCACGTCGATGCCGGTTACGATCGAGCCCATGAGGTTGCTGAGGAGCGCGGTGTGCGCGTTCCTATGGAGTTCAAGTCTCGCGAAGGAAAATAG
- the hutH gene encoding histidine ammonia-lyase: MSQYPKSVTIGIGALTIEEVVAIARYGAQVEISEDALKAVAETRERIEELANQETPVYGVSTGFGALAKRHIPAELRTQLQSSLVRSHAAGSGPEIEKEVIRALMTLRLSTLCTGRTGVRPVVVETYAQLLNADITPVVKEYGSLGCSGDLAPLAHCALALLGEGQVRVGDSSPIDAAQALSQASIAPLTLHEKEGLALINGTDGMLGQLCLAIEDLRQAAKVADIATALTVEGLLGTLSVFADDLQQLRPHPGQADAAANIRTVAADSGILAAAAEEFAQTQVQDAYSVRCAPQVAGGFRDTLTHAATVADRELAAAVDNPVVALDGRVTSNGNFHGAPVAYVLDFLAIVAADLASISERRTDRFLDKARNRGLNAFLADDPGVDSGHMIAQYTQAGIVSEMKRLAAPASVDSIPSSAMQEDHVSMGWSAARALRKSVDGLQRVLAIELLTAARAVDMRDGEPAKGTAAAIAALREVAEGPGTDRYLSPEIEAVVELVVNGAVVNAVENKVGALR, encoded by the coding sequence ATGAGTCAGTACCCCAAGTCCGTCACCATCGGCATCGGAGCTCTCACCATTGAAGAAGTGGTGGCCATCGCGCGTTATGGTGCGCAGGTCGAGATTTCGGAGGATGCTCTCAAGGCTGTCGCTGAAACCCGAGAGCGCATCGAGGAGCTGGCCAACCAAGAAACGCCCGTGTACGGAGTTTCCACCGGTTTCGGTGCTCTTGCCAAGCGCCACATCCCGGCAGAACTTCGCACTCAGTTGCAGTCATCTCTCGTACGTTCCCATGCCGCGGGTTCTGGTCCGGAAATCGAGAAGGAGGTCATCCGTGCGCTGATGACCCTGCGCCTTTCCACACTGTGCACCGGTCGCACTGGTGTGCGCCCCGTTGTCGTAGAAACCTACGCTCAGCTGCTCAATGCGGACATCACCCCGGTTGTTAAGGAATACGGATCCTTGGGTTGTTCGGGCGACCTAGCTCCCCTGGCGCACTGTGCCCTAGCTTTGCTGGGTGAGGGCCAGGTGCGGGTTGGGGATTCTTCTCCCATCGACGCCGCGCAGGCCCTATCCCAGGCCTCCATCGCACCCCTGACTCTGCATGAGAAAGAGGGCCTTGCGCTCATTAACGGCACCGACGGCATGCTCGGTCAACTGTGCCTCGCTATCGAAGATCTGCGCCAAGCCGCAAAGGTCGCGGATATCGCCACGGCACTGACCGTCGAGGGCTTGCTGGGCACCCTGAGCGTGTTCGCGGATGATCTACAGCAGCTGCGCCCGCACCCGGGCCAGGCCGATGCTGCGGCGAATATTCGCACTGTCGCCGCAGACTCGGGAATCCTCGCGGCCGCCGCAGAGGAATTCGCGCAGACCCAAGTTCAGGATGCCTACTCGGTACGCTGTGCCCCGCAGGTCGCTGGTGGCTTCCGGGACACGCTAACCCATGCGGCTACCGTCGCCGATCGTGAGTTGGCCGCTGCCGTGGATAATCCCGTGGTGGCGCTCGATGGGCGCGTGACGTCTAACGGTAATTTCCACGGTGCTCCCGTGGCTTATGTTCTGGACTTCCTCGCAATTGTGGCGGCGGACTTGGCTTCCATTTCGGAGCGCCGCACGGATCGTTTCCTCGATAAGGCGCGTAACCGCGGTTTGAACGCTTTCCTTGCGGATGATCCCGGCGTCGATTCTGGCCACATGATTGCGCAGTACACCCAGGCTGGCATCGTTTCGGAAATGAAGCGATTGGCCGCCCCGGCATCCGTGGATTCGATTCCATCGTCGGCGATGCAAGAAGATCACGTCTCCATGGGTTGGTCCGCCGCTCGTGCCCTGCGGAAATCGGTCGATGGCCTGCAACGGGTGTTGGCCATTGAGCTGTTGACCGCAGCGCGTGCAGTGGATATGCGCGATGGTGAACCAGCCAAGGGCACTGCTGCCGCAATCGCAGCGCTGCGCGAGGTCGCGGAAGGTCCAGGAACGGACCGGTACCTCTCACCCGAGATCGAGGCGGTCGTGGAGCTGGTTGTCAACGGTGCAGTTGTTAACGCCGTGGAGAACAAGGTCGGCGCGCTGCGCTAA
- a CDS encoding FAD-binding oxidoreductase: MTLQTSTKTLTGWGRTAPTTAEVLSTPDIDVIAKAVAQVADSNADKLSHLQRGVIARGMGRSYGDPSMNGGGLVIDMQELNKIHNIDPDTAVVDVDAGVTLDQLMKAALPYGLWVPVLPGTRQVTIGGAIGPDIHGKNHHSAGSFGNHVKSMELLVADGRVLHLEPEGTPDDPNGELFWATVGGMGLTGIILRAQINMTRTETAYFIADGDMTHTLDETIEFHSDGSEHNYTYSSAWFDAISPEPKLGRAAISRGSLATLDQLKELSPKLAKNPLKFNAPQLMTVPDIFPNFTMNKLSMVAIGELWWLKSGEYRNQVQNLTQFYQPLDLIGEWNRGYGSKGFLQYQFVVPTEAVEPFKQIIRDIQKSGHYSALNVFKLFGEGNRAPLSYPMPGWNVCVDFPIKPGLGNFLDDLDRGVMEFGGRLYLAKESRTSAENFHKMYPGLPGWLETRRNIDPTGVFASDMSRRLEL; the protein is encoded by the coding sequence ATGACTTTGCAGACCAGCACGAAGACCCTCACCGGTTGGGGACGCACCGCGCCCACCACCGCGGAAGTTCTATCCACCCCGGATATTGATGTCATCGCCAAGGCGGTCGCTCAAGTTGCCGATTCCAATGCCGATAAGCTTTCCCACCTGCAGCGTGGTGTGATCGCACGTGGCATGGGCCGCAGCTATGGCGATCCCTCGATGAACGGTGGCGGTCTCGTCATCGACATGCAAGAGCTCAACAAGATCCACAACATCGACCCGGACACGGCCGTTGTCGATGTTGATGCGGGCGTCACCCTTGACCAGCTGATGAAAGCCGCGCTGCCCTATGGTTTGTGGGTTCCCGTGTTGCCAGGCACCCGCCAAGTCACCATCGGTGGCGCAATCGGCCCAGATATTCACGGCAAAAACCACCACTCCGCTGGCTCCTTCGGCAATCACGTGAAGTCCATGGAGCTGCTGGTCGCGGACGGCCGCGTGCTGCACCTTGAGCCGGAAGGCACCCCGGATGATCCGAATGGCGAGCTGTTCTGGGCAACCGTCGGTGGCATGGGCCTAACCGGCATCATCCTGCGCGCACAGATCAACATGACGCGCACTGAGACCGCGTACTTCATTGCCGATGGCGATATGACCCACACGTTGGACGAGACCATTGAGTTTCACTCCGATGGCTCCGAACACAACTACACGTACTCCTCCGCGTGGTTCGATGCGATCTCGCCAGAGCCAAAGCTCGGCCGCGCAGCCATTTCCCGTGGTTCTTTGGCGACGCTGGACCAACTGAAGGAACTATCCCCGAAGCTGGCGAAGAATCCACTGAAGTTCAACGCACCCCAACTGATGACGGTGCCCGATATCTTCCCGAACTTCACTATGAACAAGCTTTCTATGGTCGCGATCGGCGAACTGTGGTGGCTAAAGTCCGGCGAATACCGCAATCAAGTCCAAAACCTCACGCAGTTCTATCAGCCACTCGATCTGATCGGTGAGTGGAACCGCGGGTACGGTTCCAAGGGCTTCCTGCAGTACCAGTTCGTGGTACCCACCGAGGCTGTGGAGCCGTTCAAGCAGATCATCCGCGATATCCAGAAGTCCGGTCACTACTCCGCCTTGAATGTGTTCAAGTTGTTCGGTGAAGGCAACCGTGCGCCGCTGAGCTACCCAATGCCGGGCTGGAACGTCTGTGTGGACTTCCCGATCAAGCCAGGCCTGGGCAATTTCTTGGATGACTTGGATCGCGGCGTGATGGAGTTCGGTGGTCGCCTGTACTTGGCGAAGGAATCCCGAACCTCCGCAGAAAACTTCCACAAGATGTACCCCGGCCTGCCCGGTTGGTTGGAAACCCGCCGCAATATCGACCCCACCGGCGTTTTCGCTTCCGACATGTCCCGCCGTCTGGAGCTCTAA
- a CDS encoding decaprenylphospho-beta-D-erythro-pentofuranosid-2-ulose 2-reductase — protein sequence MIDAVGKPQSILLLGGASDMGLAVVEEFLSRGSARVVLAARGGEDMTSAKDRMNAAGATEVTTVAFDALDFDSHPAVFDEIWAGGDIDIAIVAFGLLGDNEQQWQNQKLAVQAVQVNYTGAVSVGVLLAERMKKQGHGQIVAFSSVAGEMVRRSNFVYGSAKAGLDGFYRMLGEALRGTGVRVLTVRPGQARTNMTKDLDDAPLTVDKEVVARAIAKGVDDRKTVIWVHPLFRPIMLVLKHLPQFVLRKLPI from the coding sequence ATGATCGACGCTGTCGGCAAACCCCAAAGCATCCTGCTACTAGGTGGCGCCTCTGACATGGGGCTGGCCGTCGTGGAAGAGTTCCTCTCCCGCGGTTCCGCCCGTGTGGTCCTCGCAGCTCGCGGTGGTGAGGATATGACCAGCGCCAAGGATCGCATGAATGCTGCAGGCGCCACGGAGGTCACCACCGTGGCATTCGATGCTCTCGACTTCGATTCACACCCTGCTGTCTTCGACGAAATCTGGGCCGGTGGCGACATCGACATCGCCATCGTCGCCTTCGGCCTACTCGGCGACAATGAACAGCAGTGGCAGAACCAGAAGCTCGCAGTCCAAGCAGTACAAGTGAACTACACCGGTGCCGTTAGCGTAGGTGTGCTGTTGGCAGAGCGCATGAAGAAGCAGGGCCACGGCCAGATCGTCGCCTTTTCCTCCGTCGCCGGTGAGATGGTGCGCCGTTCCAACTTTGTTTACGGCTCCGCCAAGGCGGGCCTGGACGGCTTCTACCGCATGCTCGGGGAAGCTCTTCGCGGCACCGGCGTGCGGGTACTGACCGTTCGCCCGGGCCAGGCTCGCACCAACATGACCAAGGATTTGGATGACGCCCCGCTGACCGTGGACAAGGAAGTCGTAGCACGCGCGATTGCCAAGGGCGTGGACGACCGCAAGACGGTCATCTGGGTTCACCCACTATTCCGCCCGATCATGCTGGTGCTTAAGCACCTTCCGCAGTTCGTGCTGCGCAAGCTGCCGATCTAA
- a CDS encoding MFS transporter codes for MTASKNAPLLISVLVAAAFVVILNETTLAVALPALMRTFNVTADTAQWLTSSFMLTMATVIPMTGYIMQRFTLRTIYIVALSTFLIGTILATFAPAFPILLVARIIQASGTALVIPLLMTTIMRLVPIERRGSVLGYVTVVIAVAPALGPTFSGIVLQTLTWRWIFGLMIPLVVLVLGVGVALVRNFEEPSNPYLDVPSIFLSAIGFSTTLYGLAGFSQLADGLPIDRLLWFLLGVVVLFFFFRRQLLLGRESRSAESVREPLLNLEPLGVREYSVSLGMMLFSFFMLFGFIMLMPIFAQQVLGLSQVATGLVTLPGGLLMGFMGPIVGRLYDSKGARSLIIPGAFLLAISLLGLAFFRQTHALFTWVGESDKSFLVQLIVLSLVMHLGLSLLFTPLMSNALAAVRDEIASHGQAILNTFQQVAGGAGTAIFIALMTIGAAVSAQSDPQKPAADALESGIHIAFLTAAVASVVLFILTVFVRVDVKHQQPHTRTHAAE; via the coding sequence ATGACAGCTTCCAAAAACGCTCCACTGCTCATCAGTGTTCTTGTTGCGGCGGCCTTTGTGGTCATTCTCAACGAAACCACCCTGGCTGTCGCTCTCCCCGCGCTCATGCGCACCTTCAACGTCACCGCGGACACAGCTCAGTGGTTGACGTCCTCTTTCATGCTCACGATGGCCACCGTCATCCCTATGACTGGCTACATCATGCAGCGCTTCACCTTGCGGACGATCTACATCGTCGCATTATCGACGTTCCTTATTGGCACCATCCTTGCGACATTTGCGCCGGCCTTCCCCATTTTGCTCGTCGCTCGCATCATCCAAGCCTCCGGGACTGCGCTGGTCATTCCGCTTCTCATGACGACGATCATGCGCCTCGTGCCCATCGAACGCCGCGGCTCCGTGCTGGGCTATGTCACCGTCGTGATCGCGGTGGCACCGGCGCTGGGTCCAACGTTTTCAGGCATTGTTTTGCAGACCCTTACGTGGCGCTGGATTTTCGGCCTGATGATCCCTTTGGTCGTGCTGGTTTTGGGCGTCGGCGTGGCATTGGTTCGCAATTTCGAGGAACCCAGTAATCCTTACTTGGATGTGCCGTCGATTTTTCTATCGGCCATCGGATTTTCCACCACGCTTTATGGGTTGGCGGGATTTTCCCAATTGGCCGACGGGCTGCCAATCGATCGGTTGCTGTGGTTCCTGCTGGGTGTGGTTGTGTTGTTTTTCTTTTTCCGACGCCAACTGCTCCTCGGCCGCGAATCCCGTTCCGCGGAAAGTGTCCGCGAACCGCTGCTCAACTTGGAGCCCCTCGGTGTACGTGAGTACTCCGTGAGCTTAGGCATGATGCTTTTCAGCTTCTTCATGCTGTTCGGGTTCATCATGTTGATGCCGATTTTCGCGCAGCAGGTGCTGGGATTGTCGCAAGTGGCGACCGGTTTGGTTACCCTGCCTGGTGGCCTGCTCATGGGGTTCATGGGCCCAATCGTGGGGCGCCTTTACGATTCCAAGGGCGCGCGTTCACTGATCATTCCGGGCGCGTTTCTGTTGGCGATTTCCTTGCTGGGGCTGGCTTTCTTCCGGCAAACTCACGCGTTATTCACGTGGGTGGGTGAAAGCGATAAGAGCTTCCTCGTGCAGTTGATCGTCTTGTCCCTCGTTATGCATTTGGGCTTGTCCCTGTTGTTTACACCCTTGATGTCGAATGCGTTGGCGGCAGTGCGCGATGAGATAGCTTCGCACGGCCAAGCGATCTTGAATACTTTTCAACAGGTGGCTGGCGGTGCGGGTACGGCTATCTTTATCGCGTTGATGACTATTGGGGCAGCGGTCTCGGCGCAATCTGATCCGCAAAAGCCGGCTGCTGACGCGCTAGAAAGTGGTATCCACATCGCGTTTCTGACAGCTGCTGTTGCTTCGGTGGTGCTGTTTATCTTGACGGTGTTCGTCCGCGTGGACGTCAAGCACCAACAGCCGCACACGCGAACGCATGCGGCTGAATAG
- a CDS encoding PspA/IM30 family protein, which translates to MANPFSKGWKYLMQSMDSKIEENADPHVQIQQATEASKRQHQEITERAAAVIGNRNQLEMKLHRLQEDISKLQDNTRMALQQADKAAAEGNQAKAQELNNTAEVFASQLVSVEQQFEETKQMHAGAVEAAKQAEQQQKQSAARLEEQLAQINQLRSQADQAKMQEMTSRSMQEMQGIQADDSVPTLDGVREKIEQRYANALGSQELVEGSVQGRMEEIASAGHDMKATSRLDQIRAELAAGSGSAASENKQLNAGSSDQNQQSIEAHQEQQGASSTQPKQGEGAHSRSSDAGAQSQSAESTPSPNNPYLNNGNN; encoded by the coding sequence ATGGCTAATCCTTTCTCCAAGGGTTGGAAGTACCTGATGCAATCAATGGATTCCAAGATCGAGGAAAATGCGGATCCCCACGTACAGATTCAGCAGGCTACGGAGGCTTCGAAGCGCCAGCACCAGGAAATTACGGAGCGCGCTGCGGCGGTTATCGGTAACCGCAATCAGCTGGAGATGAAGCTGCATCGCTTGCAGGAAGATATCTCAAAGCTGCAGGACAACACTCGCATGGCTTTGCAACAGGCCGATAAGGCTGCTGCCGAAGGTAATCAGGCGAAAGCACAGGAGCTCAATAACACTGCCGAGGTCTTCGCCTCCCAATTGGTTTCCGTGGAGCAGCAGTTCGAAGAAACCAAGCAGATGCATGCGGGTGCAGTGGAAGCTGCGAAGCAGGCAGAGCAACAGCAGAAGCAATCTGCTGCTCGGTTAGAAGAACAACTTGCGCAGATCAACCAGCTGCGTTCGCAGGCTGACCAAGCCAAGATGCAGGAGATGACTTCCCGTTCCATGCAGGAAATGCAGGGAATTCAGGCTGATGACAGTGTTCCTACGCTCGACGGTGTGCGCGAGAAGATTGAGCAGCGCTACGCGAATGCTCTTGGTTCTCAAGAATTGGTTGAAGGATCCGTGCAAGGGCGTATGGAAGAAATCGCCTCAGCGGGGCACGACATGAAGGCCACCTCCCGGCTGGATCAGATCCGGGCGGAGCTCGCTGCAGGTTCCGGCTCGGCGGCGTCGGAAAATAAGCAGCTTAATGCCGGCTCGAGTGATCAAAACCAGCAAAGCATTGAAGCGCACCAAGAGCAGCAGGGCGCTAGTAGCACCCAGCCCAAGCAGGGCGAAGGCGCCCACAGCCGGTCCAGCGATGCAGGCGCCCAGAGCCAGAGCGCCGAAAGCACCCCATCCCCGAACAACCCCTACTTGAATAACGGCAACAACTAG
- a CDS encoding NAD(P)-dependent alcohol dehydrogenase: MDVACYTAPAAGAPMEKGTITRRALRTDDCLLEIRWAGICHSDIHTVNGDWPHENFPMTPGHEIIGTIREVGPAVTKFKVGDIVGIGCLVDSCGECSACDEGDENYCENGSTGTYNGVDRHDGSITQGGYSTHIVCREDFLIKIPDAFADLETEAAAAATPLLCAGITTYSPLKHWGAGPGKRVGVVGMGGLGHVAVKIAKAMGAEVTVFSHSLSKQEDGKRFGASDYVATAEEDFHKPHRNSLDLIINTVSAPLPVEPFMQMLRRNGTMVMLGLPPEKMQLAAGQLIGGRKSLAGSMIGGIPETQEMIDFCAAHGITAEAEVISADRINEAYERVLASDVRYRFVIDAKTF, from the coding sequence ATGGACGTTGCATGCTACACCGCGCCCGCTGCTGGCGCCCCCATGGAAAAAGGCACCATCACCCGGCGCGCTCTGCGCACCGACGACTGCTTGCTAGAAATCCGCTGGGCAGGCATCTGCCACAGCGACATCCACACGGTGAACGGCGACTGGCCCCACGAAAACTTCCCAATGACCCCGGGGCACGAGATCATCGGCACCATCCGCGAAGTCGGACCTGCGGTAACCAAATTCAAAGTCGGCGACATCGTCGGCATCGGTTGCCTCGTGGACTCCTGCGGCGAATGCTCAGCCTGTGACGAAGGCGATGAAAACTACTGCGAAAACGGCTCCACCGGAACCTATAACGGCGTGGACCGCCACGACGGTTCCATCACCCAAGGTGGCTACTCCACGCACATCGTGTGCCGTGAAGATTTCCTCATCAAGATTCCGGATGCTTTCGCCGACCTTGAAACTGAAGCGGCGGCCGCAGCCACTCCCCTGCTGTGCGCGGGAATCACCACCTACTCCCCTCTCAAGCACTGGGGCGCTGGCCCAGGCAAGCGCGTAGGCGTGGTCGGCATGGGTGGCCTCGGCCACGTGGCCGTGAAGATCGCCAAGGCCATGGGCGCAGAGGTCACCGTATTCAGCCACTCCCTCTCCAAGCAGGAAGACGGCAAGAGGTTCGGTGCCAGCGATTACGTCGCCACCGCCGAAGAGGACTTTCACAAGCCCCACCGCAATTCCCTGGACCTCATCATCAACACCGTTTCCGCTCCCCTGCCCGTTGAACCATTCATGCAGATGCTGCGCCGCAACGGCACGATGGTGATGCTGGGCTTGCCCCCGGAGAAGATGCAGCTCGCCGCCGGCCAACTCATCGGTGGCCGGAAGTCCTTGGCTGGCTCCATGATCGGTGGCATCCCCGAGACTCAAGAGATGATCGACTTCTGCGCTGCCCACGGCATCACCGCCGAGGCCGAGGTCATTTCCGCCGACCGTATTAACGAAGCCTATGAGCGCGTTTTGGCGTCGGATGTAAGGTACCGCTTCGTCATCGACGCGAAAACCTTCTAG